One region of Skermanella mucosa genomic DNA includes:
- a CDS encoding helix-turn-helix transcriptional regulator — translation MARWHAIARNRGITAGWLSLHRNGHDPRHFLADLADMLEPVLPAFGRRVAGLGSCGSSATLEDVLCDLAGELDRLGRRIILFLDDYQAVTDPAVHRDVNRMLSGLPACFTLVIATRADPPLPLARLRGCGTLLELRASDLRFTLDEARYYLTRVQALDIAEDQVREVTEKTEGRISALQLAVLTRRLMAKERDALPEIRHRTDRWLDRADPGQPDGPPQSDDPLLRGFAAVMVGYAAGAAGDLESAMAQCRDAIEISGRVLETLQPETARPAPASSDRLHHREIQILRLVSEGLRNREIGERLRISEDTVKWYMKRLFAKLYVTTRTSAVARGREMGYLQ, via the coding sequence ATGGCGCGCTGGCACGCCATAGCGCGCAACCGCGGCATAACGGCGGGTTGGCTGTCACTGCACCGCAACGGGCATGACCCCCGGCACTTCCTGGCGGATCTGGCGGACATGCTGGAGCCGGTCCTGCCGGCCTTCGGGCGGCGGGTCGCCGGCCTTGGCTCCTGCGGGTCGTCAGCGACCCTGGAAGACGTCCTGTGCGACCTGGCGGGGGAACTGGACCGCCTCGGACGCCGGATCATCCTGTTCCTGGACGATTATCAGGCGGTGACGGACCCGGCGGTCCATCGCGACGTCAACCGGATGCTGAGCGGCCTGCCCGCCTGCTTCACGCTGGTTATCGCCACGCGCGCCGACCCGCCGCTGCCGCTCGCGCGGCTGCGCGGCTGCGGGACGCTGCTGGAATTGCGCGCATCCGACCTGCGCTTCACCCTGGACGAGGCGCGCTACTACCTGACCCGGGTCCAGGCCCTGGACATTGCCGAGGACCAGGTCCGGGAAGTCACGGAGAAGACGGAGGGCCGCATCTCGGCCCTTCAACTGGCGGTGCTGACCAGGCGCCTGATGGCGAAGGAGCGGGACGCCCTGCCGGAGATCCGCCACCGCACCGACCGATGGCTCGATCGGGCGGACCCCGGCCAGCCCGATGGGCCTCCCCAGTCCGACGACCCGCTGCTGCGGGGTTTCGCCGCCGTCATGGTGGGTTATGCGGCGGGGGCCGCGGGCGACCTGGAATCCGCGATGGCCCAGTGCCGCGACGCGATCGAAATATCCGGCCGCGTGCTGGAAACGCTCCAGCCCGAGACCGCGCGGCCGGCACCCGCATCGTCGGACCGCCTGCACCACCGCGAAATCCAGATTCTGCGGCTCGTCTCCGAAGGGTTGCGCAACCGCGAGATCGGCGAGCGACTGCGCATCTCGGAGGACACGGTCAAATGGTACATGAAAAGGTTGTTCGCCAAGCTGTACGTCACTACCCGGACAAGCGCGGTCGCCCGGGGGAGGGAAATGGGCTATCTGCAGTAG
- a CDS encoding ABC transporter ATP-binding protein: MDGDHILETRNLTKEFKGFIAVKDVSLQVRRGSIHALIGPNGAGKTTVFNLLTKFLTPSGGQILFNGNDITRVKPADIARRGLVRSFQISAVFPHLTCLENVRVALQKRLRGDSFDFWRSEKALHALNGQAEALLDSVNLAAYRDTAAAELPYGRKRALEIATTLALEPELMLLDEPMAGMGHEDIDHTAALIRKVSANRTILMVEHNLSVVSDLSDKITVLRRGEILAEGPYATVSKDPQVMEAYMGTGHA, translated from the coding sequence ATGGACGGGGATCACATACTTGAAACCCGGAATCTGACGAAGGAATTCAAGGGTTTCATCGCGGTCAAGGACGTCAGCCTCCAGGTCCGCCGCGGCAGCATCCATGCCCTGATCGGCCCGAACGGGGCGGGCAAGACGACCGTCTTCAACCTGCTGACCAAGTTCCTGACGCCGAGCGGCGGGCAGATCCTGTTCAACGGCAACGACATCACCCGGGTCAAGCCGGCCGACATCGCCCGGCGCGGGCTCGTACGCTCCTTCCAGATCAGCGCCGTCTTCCCGCACCTGACCTGCCTGGAGAACGTACGCGTGGCGCTGCAGAAGCGCCTGCGCGGCGACAGCTTCGACTTCTGGCGCTCGGAGAAGGCGCTGCACGCCCTGAACGGCCAGGCCGAGGCGCTGCTGGACTCGGTCAACCTGGCGGCCTACCGCGACACCGCCGCCGCCGAGCTGCCCTACGGCCGCAAGCGCGCGCTGGAGATCGCCACCACGCTGGCGCTGGAGCCCGAGCTGATGCTGCTCGACGAGCCCATGGCCGGCATGGGGCACGAGGACATCGACCACACCGCGGCGCTGATCCGCAAGGTCTCGGCCAACCGCACCATCCTGATGGTCGAGCACAACCTGTCGGTCGTGTCCGACCTCTCGGACAAGATCACGGTGCTGCGCCGGGGCGAGATCCTGGCCGAGGGGCCTTACGCGACGGTGTCGAAGGACCCGCAGGTGATGGAAGCGTACATGGGGACGGGACATGCCTGA
- a CDS encoding ABC transporter ATP-binding protein, whose product MPDGAATTTGMLEIRDLHAFYGESHILHGVSLDVRRGEVVTLLGRNGAGKTTTMRSIMGIVGKRTGSIRLNGTELVGLASNRIARLGIGYVPEERGIFSSLNVEENLMLPPTIKPGGMDVEAIYRLFPNLKERRKSQGTRLSGGEQQMLAIGRILRTGADLILLDEPTEGLAPVIIQQIGRVVRELKQSGFTILLVEQNFRFAATIADRHYVMEEGHIVDMIPNDQLEANMHKLHEYLGV is encoded by the coding sequence ATGCCTGACGGGGCCGCGACGACGACGGGGATGCTGGAGATCCGGGATCTCCACGCCTTCTACGGCGAGAGCCACATCCTGCACGGGGTCAGCCTGGACGTCCGGCGGGGCGAGGTGGTGACCCTGCTGGGGCGCAACGGCGCCGGCAAGACCACGACGATGCGCTCGATCATGGGCATCGTGGGCAAGCGCACCGGCTCGATCCGGCTGAACGGGACGGAGCTGGTGGGTCTTGCGTCGAACCGGATCGCCCGGCTCGGGATCGGCTACGTTCCGGAGGAGCGGGGCATCTTCTCCAGCCTGAACGTGGAAGAGAACCTGATGCTGCCGCCGACGATCAAGCCGGGCGGCATGGACGTGGAGGCGATCTACCGGCTGTTCCCGAACCTGAAGGAGCGGCGCAAGAGCCAGGGGACGCGGCTGTCGGGCGGCGAGCAGCAGATGCTGGCGATCGGGCGGATCCTGCGCACCGGGGCCGACCTGATCCTGCTGGACGAGCCGACCGAGGGCCTGGCGCCGGTGATCATCCAGCAGATCGGGCGGGTGGTGCGGGAGCTGAAGCAGAGCGGCTTCACCATCCTGCTGGTCGAGCAGAACTTCCGCTTCGCCGCCACCATCGCGGACCGCCACTACGTGATGGAGGAGGGGCACATCGTCGACATGATCCCGAACGACCAGCTCGAAGCCAACATGCACAAGCTGCACGAATATCTCGGCGTCTGA
- a CDS encoding ABC transporter substrate-binding protein: protein MLKQIMTGTALAALSVGFAAAANAQGAVSDGRIKIGVLNDRSGIYADVAGEGSAVAARMAAEEFGNAIDGAPIEIVVADHQNKADIAANVTRQWIDREQVDVIADVPNSAAALAVQEITRDKNRIFLMSGPGSSRLTGDACSPTGIHWTYDNHALAAGTARALTEEGKNTWYFITADYAFGHSLEEETTAVVKELGGQVLGSVRHPLGNSDFSSFLLQAQGSGSQVIGLANAGNDTTNAIKQANEFGITQAGQTLAGMLLFISDVNALGLNAAQGLVATTGFYWDMDEDTRAWSAKYQEKTGSKPTMVQAGVYSSVKHYLKAVQAAKTDEAKAVVSKMHELPIQDMFAKNGKILSNGRMVHDMYLARVKAPSESKGPWDYYEIVSTIPGDQAYLDAAASGCKIAQK from the coding sequence ATGCTGAAGCAGATCATGACGGGTACGGCTCTCGCGGCACTGTCGGTCGGCTTCGCCGCCGCGGCGAACGCGCAGGGAGCGGTCTCGGACGGCAGGATCAAGATCGGCGTCCTGAACGACCGCTCCGGCATCTATGCCGACGTGGCGGGCGAGGGCTCGGCCGTGGCCGCGCGCATGGCGGCGGAGGAGTTCGGCAACGCGATCGACGGCGCGCCGATCGAGATCGTGGTCGCCGACCATCAGAACAAGGCCGACATCGCGGCCAACGTCACCCGCCAGTGGATCGACCGCGAACAGGTAGACGTGATCGCCGACGTGCCCAACTCGGCCGCGGCGCTGGCGGTCCAGGAGATCACCCGCGACAAGAACCGCATCTTCCTGATGTCCGGCCCGGGCAGCTCGCGCCTGACCGGCGACGCCTGCTCGCCGACCGGCATCCACTGGACCTACGACAACCACGCGCTGGCCGCCGGCACCGCGCGCGCGCTGACCGAGGAAGGCAAGAACACCTGGTACTTCATCACCGCCGACTACGCCTTCGGCCACTCGCTGGAGGAGGAGACCACGGCGGTGGTCAAGGAGCTGGGCGGCCAGGTGCTTGGCTCGGTGCGCCACCCGCTGGGCAACTCGGACTTCTCGTCCTTCCTGCTCCAGGCCCAGGGCTCGGGCTCCCAGGTGATCGGCCTCGCCAACGCGGGCAACGACACCACCAACGCGATCAAGCAGGCCAACGAGTTCGGCATCACCCAGGCGGGCCAGACGCTGGCCGGCATGCTGCTGTTCATCTCGGACGTCAATGCGCTCGGGTTGAACGCCGCGCAGGGCCTGGTCGCCACGACGGGCTTCTACTGGGACATGGACGAGGACACACGCGCCTGGTCGGCCAAGTACCAGGAGAAGACGGGCTCGAAGCCGACCATGGTGCAGGCCGGCGTCTATTCCTCGGTCAAGCACTACCTGAAGGCCGTCCAGGCGGCCAAGACCGACGAGGCGAAGGCCGTCGTCTCCAAGATGCACGAGCTGCCGATCCAGGACATGTTCGCCAAGAACGGCAAGATCCTGTCCAACGGCCGCATGGTCCACGACATGTACCTGGCCCGCGTCAAGGCGCCGTCCGAGAGCAAGGGGCCGTGGGACTATTACGAGATCGTGAGCACCATCCCCGGTGACCAGGCCTATCTCGACGCGGCCGCCAGCGGCTGCAAGATCGCCCAGAAGTAA
- a CDS encoding branched-chain amino acid ABC transporter permease, with amino-acid sequence MMELLGIPPQVLFGQLLLGLINGSFYALLSLGLAVIFGMLNVINFAHGAQYMLGAFAAWMLLKFAGINYWVALVLAPVLVGLIGVVLEKLMLSRLYKLDHLYGLLLTFGLALIIEGMFRHWYGVSGQPYPIPQALAGGHNLGFMFLPTYRGWVVAVSLVVCFGTWFMIERTRLGAYLRAATENPVLVQAFGINVPVMITATYGFGVALAGLAGVLAAPIYQVNPLMGSHLIIVVFAVVVIGGMGSILGAVLTGFMLGILEGFTKVFYPEASNIVIFVVMAVVLLIKPAGLFGREK; translated from the coding sequence ATGATGGAGCTGCTGGGGATTCCGCCCCAGGTCCTGTTCGGTCAGCTCCTGCTGGGGCTGATCAACGGGTCCTTCTATGCCCTGCTGAGCCTTGGGCTGGCCGTCATCTTCGGCATGCTCAACGTCATCAACTTCGCGCACGGCGCCCAGTACATGCTGGGCGCCTTCGCGGCGTGGATGCTGCTGAAGTTCGCCGGGATCAACTACTGGGTGGCCCTGGTGCTGGCCCCCGTGCTGGTCGGCCTGATCGGCGTCGTGCTGGAGAAGCTGATGCTCAGCCGGCTCTACAAGCTCGACCACCTCTACGGCCTGCTGCTCACCTTCGGCCTCGCCCTGATCATCGAGGGCATGTTCCGCCACTGGTACGGCGTCTCCGGCCAGCCCTACCCGATCCCCCAGGCGCTGGCCGGCGGCCACAATCTCGGCTTCATGTTCCTGCCGACATACCGCGGCTGGGTCGTCGCCGTCTCGCTGGTGGTCTGCTTCGGCACCTGGTTCATGATCGAGCGGACCCGCCTGGGAGCATACCTGCGCGCCGCCACCGAGAACCCGGTGCTGGTCCAGGCCTTCGGCATCAACGTCCCGGTCATGATCACCGCGACCTACGGCTTCGGCGTGGCGCTCGCCGGCCTGGCCGGCGTGCTCGCGGCGCCGATCTACCAGGTCAACCCGCTGATGGGCTCGCACCTGATCATCGTCGTCTTCGCCGTCGTCGTGATCGGCGGCATGGGCTCGATCCTGGGCGCCGTGCTGACCGGCTTCATGCTCGGCATCCTGGAGGGCTTCACCAAGGTGTTCTACCCCGAGGCCTCCAACATCGTGATCTTCGTCGTGATGGCCGTGGTGCTGCTGATCAAGCCGGCCGGTCTGTTCGGACGGGAGAAGTAA
- a CDS encoding branched-chain amino acid ABC transporter permease has product MATHSQTAPSRAAHPQAEAPRAGQGSPALKWAALAALLVVALVAPFQLYPVFLAKALCFALFACAFNLLIGYVGLLSFGHAAFFGSAAYVTAHAVKVWGLTPELGILLGVAVAALFGLGFGFLAIRRQGIYFAMVTLALSQMVFFLALQLPFTGGEDGIQAVPRGYLFGVIDLGDNLAMYYFVLAVFLAGFLLIYRTIHSPFGQVLKAIRENEPRAVSLGYKVDQYKLAAFVMSAALAGLAGGTKAIVFQLASLTDITWQMSGEVVLMTLLGGLGTIFGPVVGAFLVVTLQNYLAGTQLPVTVVTGVIFVVCVLLFRRGIVGEIGALLKGRG; this is encoded by the coding sequence ATGGCAACCCATTCCCAAACCGCTCCCTCCCGGGCCGCCCACCCACAGGCCGAAGCCCCGCGGGCCGGCCAGGGCTCGCCGGCGCTGAAATGGGCGGCGCTGGCGGCGCTGCTGGTGGTGGCGCTGGTCGCCCCGTTCCAGCTCTACCCGGTGTTCCTGGCCAAGGCGCTGTGCTTCGCGCTGTTCGCCTGCGCCTTCAACCTGCTGATCGGCTATGTCGGGCTGCTGTCGTTCGGCCACGCGGCGTTCTTCGGCTCGGCCGCCTACGTGACCGCCCACGCGGTCAAGGTGTGGGGCCTGACGCCCGAGCTGGGCATCCTGCTCGGCGTCGCGGTGGCGGCGCTGTTCGGCCTGGGGTTCGGCTTCCTGGCGATCCGACGGCAGGGGATCTACTTCGCGATGGTGACGCTGGCGCTGTCGCAGATGGTGTTCTTCCTGGCGCTCCAGCTGCCGTTCACCGGCGGCGAGGACGGCATCCAGGCGGTGCCGCGGGGCTACCTGTTCGGGGTGATCGACCTGGGCGACAACCTGGCCATGTACTACTTCGTGCTGGCGGTGTTCCTGGCCGGTTTCCTGCTGATCTACCGGACCATCCACTCGCCCTTCGGGCAGGTGCTGAAGGCGATCCGGGAGAACGAGCCGCGGGCGGTGTCGCTGGGCTACAAGGTGGACCAGTACAAGCTGGCGGCCTTCGTGATGTCGGCGGCGCTGGCGGGCCTCGCCGGCGGGACCAAGGCGATCGTGTTTCAGTTGGCGTCGCTGACCGACATCACGTGGCAGATGTCGGGCGAGGTGGTGCTGATGACGCTGCTGGGCGGGCTGGGCACCATCTTCGGCCCGGTGGTCGGCGCCTTCCTGGTGGTCACCTTGCAGAACTACCTGGCCGGCACGCAGCTCCCGGTGACGGTGGTGACCGGCGTCATCTTCGTCGTCTGCGTCCTGCTGTTCCGCCGCGGCATCGTCGGCGAGATCGGAGCCCTGCTCAAGGGCCGGGGGTGA
- a CDS encoding 2-keto-4-pentenoate hydratase, with amino-acid sequence MMTPESAVFAACELFAAHLSLRALDRLPDPLQPADEAEAYQVQEALNRKLSGAGFGELAGYKIGCTTAVMQAYLGIPSPCRGGIPSSTVAAGGAVLNRATFRRPGVECEIAVRLGADVPESGAPYDRNSVAGFVECCMPAAEIVDDRYADWRTVGTPLLIADNFFGAGCVLGAPVHDWGALDEIAGTMLINGAVVGTGRGSDVLGHPFEALAWLANQLAGQGGGLKAGDLVLTGSVVQTNWVAAGDRVAMDLGRLGAVELSFG; translated from the coding sequence ATGATGACCCCGGAGAGCGCCGTCTTCGCCGCCTGCGAGCTGTTCGCCGCCCATCTCAGCCTGCGGGCGCTCGACCGGCTGCCCGACCCGTTGCAGCCGGCCGACGAGGCGGAGGCCTACCAGGTCCAGGAGGCGTTGAACCGGAAGCTCTCCGGAGCCGGCTTCGGGGAGCTGGCGGGCTACAAGATCGGCTGCACCACGGCGGTGATGCAGGCCTATCTGGGCATTCCGAGCCCGTGCCGCGGCGGCATCCCGTCGAGCACCGTGGCGGCGGGCGGGGCGGTACTGAACCGTGCCACCTTCCGCCGGCCGGGGGTGGAATGCGAGATCGCCGTGCGTCTGGGCGCCGACGTGCCGGAGTCCGGCGCGCCCTACGACAGGAACTCCGTCGCCGGGTTCGTGGAGTGCTGCATGCCGGCGGCCGAGATCGTGGACGACCGCTATGCGGACTGGCGGACCGTCGGCACCCCGCTGCTGATCGCCGACAACTTCTTCGGCGCGGGCTGCGTGCTGGGCGCCCCGGTCCATGACTGGGGCGCCCTGGACGAGATCGCGGGGACCATGCTGATCAACGGCGCCGTGGTGGGGACGGGCAGGGGTTCCGATGTGCTGGGGCACCCGTTCGAGGCGCTGGCCTGGCTCGCCAACCAATTGGCCGGGCAGGGGGGAGGGCTGAAGGCCGGCGACCTGGTGCTGACCGGCAGCGTCGTCCAGACCAACTGGGTCGCTGCCGGCGACCGGGTGGCGATGGACCTGGGGAGGCTGGGGGCGGTGGAGCTGAGCTTCGGGTGA
- a CDS encoding CoA-acylating methylmalonate-semialdehyde dehydrogenase — MPDIDHYIGGRIVAGTGDRRADVFNPATGEVSGRVALANKADVAAAVEAASAALPGWAATPPVVRARVMFKFKYLVEAHADELVRLISAEHGKVQSDARGELSRGLEVVEFACGIPHLQKGEFSENVGTNVDSFSMRQPVGVCAGITPFNFPAMVPMWMFPVALACGNSFILKPSERDPSTALRLAELLTEAGLPPGVFNVVNGDKEAVDALLTDPRVDAISFVGSTPIAEYIYRTGTEHGKRVQALGGAKNHMVVMPDADLSQATDALMGAAYGSAGERCMAVSVAVAVGGVGDALMERLEPKVRALKIGPGNDPEAEMGPLVTRQHRDKVRGYVDQGVKEGAKLVVDGRDLKLQGYENGFYIGGCLFDDVTTDMTIYKEEIFGPVLAVVRVPDFDQAVGMINDHEYGNGTAIFTRDGDAARTFANRIKVGMVGINVPIPVPMAFHSFGGWKRSLFGDHAVHGMEGVHFYTRLKTVTSRWPTGIRAGAEFTMPVMK; from the coding sequence ATGCCCGACATCGATCATTACATCGGCGGCAGGATCGTGGCCGGGACCGGCGACCGCCGGGCCGACGTGTTCAACCCGGCGACCGGCGAGGTCAGCGGCCGGGTGGCCCTGGCGAACAAGGCCGACGTGGCCGCGGCGGTCGAGGCGGCATCCGCCGCGCTTCCCGGCTGGGCGGCGACTCCGCCGGTCGTCCGCGCCCGCGTGATGTTCAAGTTCAAGTACCTGGTCGAGGCCCATGCCGACGAGCTGGTCCGCCTGATCAGCGCCGAGCACGGCAAGGTCCAGTCGGACGCGCGCGGCGAGCTGAGCCGCGGCCTGGAAGTGGTGGAGTTCGCCTGCGGCATCCCGCACCTGCAGAAGGGCGAGTTCAGCGAGAACGTCGGCACCAACGTCGACAGCTTCTCCATGCGCCAGCCGGTCGGGGTCTGCGCCGGCATCACGCCGTTCAACTTCCCGGCCATGGTGCCGATGTGGATGTTCCCGGTGGCGCTCGCCTGCGGCAACAGCTTCATCCTGAAACCGTCGGAGCGCGACCCGTCCACGGCGCTGCGTCTGGCCGAGCTGCTCACCGAGGCGGGCCTGCCGCCCGGCGTGTTCAACGTGGTCAACGGTGACAAGGAGGCGGTCGACGCCCTGCTGACCGACCCGCGCGTGGACGCGATCAGCTTCGTCGGCTCCACCCCGATCGCGGAATACATCTACCGGACCGGCACCGAGCACGGGAAGCGGGTGCAGGCCCTGGGCGGGGCCAAGAACCACATGGTGGTGATGCCCGACGCCGACCTGTCCCAGGCGACCGACGCCCTGATGGGGGCGGCCTACGGCTCGGCCGGCGAGCGCTGCATGGCGGTCTCCGTCGCGGTGGCGGTCGGCGGGGTCGGCGACGCGCTGATGGAGCGGCTGGAGCCCAAGGTCCGCGCGCTGAAGATCGGCCCGGGCAACGATCCCGAGGCCGAGATGGGGCCGCTGGTCACCCGGCAGCACCGCGACAAGGTCCGGGGCTACGTGGACCAGGGCGTCAAGGAGGGCGCCAAGCTGGTGGTCGACGGCCGCGACCTGAAGCTCCAGGGCTACGAGAACGGCTTCTATATCGGCGGCTGCCTGTTCGACGACGTCACCACCGACATGACGATCTACAAGGAGGAGATCTTCGGCCCGGTGCTGGCGGTCGTGCGGGTGCCCGACTTCGACCAGGCGGTCGGCATGATCAACGACCACGAGTACGGCAACGGCACCGCCATCTTCACCCGCGACGGCGACGCCGCCCGGACCTTCGCCAACCGGATCAAGGTCGGCATGGTCGGAATCAACGTGCCGATCCCGGTGCCCATGGCGTTCCACAGCTTCGGCGGCTGGAAGCGCAGCCTGTTCGGCGACCATGCGGTCCACGGCATGGAGGGCGTGCATTTCTACACCCGCCTGAAGACCGTGACCTCGCGCTGGCCGACCGGTATCCGCGCCGGGGCCGAGTTCACCATGCCCGTCATGAAGTGA
- a CDS encoding glutathione peroxidase, whose product MRRSACAAVLMLLSLVLAFPPATGNAAMPTPGTAHDFDFVSIDGQPLPLKRFAGKAVLVVNTASMCGYTPQYADLQALWERYRGRGLVVLGVPSNDFGGQEPGSAEQIKDFCEVNFSVDFPMTEKQAVTGAGAHPFYRWAGQELGQAAAPRWNFHKYLIAPDGRLAGWFPTSASPGSDKVVRAVEAVLPE is encoded by the coding sequence ATGCGCCGTTCCGCCTGTGCCGCCGTGCTGATGCTGCTGTCGCTGGTCCTCGCCTTTCCGCCCGCCACTGGGAACGCCGCGATGCCGACACCCGGGACCGCCCATGACTTCGATTTCGTCTCGATCGATGGCCAGCCGTTGCCCCTGAAGCGGTTCGCCGGCAAGGCGGTGCTGGTGGTGAACACGGCGTCGATGTGCGGCTACACCCCGCAATATGCCGACCTCCAGGCCCTGTGGGAGCGGTACCGCGGGCGCGGCCTGGTGGTGCTGGGCGTGCCGAGCAACGATTTCGGCGGCCAGGAGCCGGGCAGCGCGGAGCAGATCAAGGATTTCTGCGAAGTCAATTTCTCGGTCGATTTCCCAATGACGGAGAAGCAGGCCGTCACCGGCGCCGGAGCGCACCCCTTCTACCGCTGGGCCGGGCAGGAGCTGGGGCAGGCCGCGGCGCCGCGCTGGAACTTCCACAAGTACCTGATCGCGCCCGACGGCCGGCTGGCCGGCTGGTTCCCGACCTCGGCCTCTCCCGGATCCGACAAGGTCGTCCGGGCGGTCGAGGCCGTGCTGCCGGAATGA
- a CDS encoding flagellar basal body-associated FliL family protein: MKILILLLVALLFGGGGFGAGWFLFANKDAHEEKVEAPPEPEPPAGPPVFVNIGPLTVPVLGAERIDQFVTLMVALEVADAPMADKVRDQAPRLTDAFLTGIYGAIASGKAMQAGMLDVPQVKAKLNEATAKVMGKGVVRDVLIQVVNQRPM, encoded by the coding sequence ATGAAGATCCTGATCCTGCTGCTGGTGGCGCTCCTGTTCGGCGGCGGCGGCTTCGGCGCGGGCTGGTTCCTGTTCGCCAACAAGGACGCGCACGAGGAGAAGGTCGAGGCGCCGCCGGAGCCGGAGCCGCCCGCCGGTCCGCCCGTCTTCGTCAATATCGGGCCCCTGACGGTCCCGGTGCTGGGCGCCGAGCGGATCGACCAGTTCGTCACCCTGATGGTCGCGCTGGAGGTGGCCGACGCGCCCATGGCCGACAAGGTCCGCGATCAGGCGCCCCGCCTGACCGACGCCTTCCTGACCGGGATCTACGGCGCCATCGCGTCGGGCAAGGCGATGCAGGCCGGGATGCTCGACGTCCCGCAGGTCAAGGCGAAGCTCAACGAGGCCACCGCCAAGGTGATGGGCAAGGGCGTCGTGCGCGACGTGCTGATCCAGGTCGTCAACCAGCGCCCGATGTGA